In a single window of the Flavobacterium sp. W4I14 genome:
- a CDS encoding tetratricopeptide (TPR) repeat protein (product_source=COG0457; cath_funfam=1.25.40.10; cleavage_site_network=SignalP-noTM; cog=COG0457; pfam=PF08487,PF09906; smart=SM00028; superfamily=48452,53300), with protein MRPSKTLLILPLLFTMFFVQAQMPVLKVQQAETSEQKDAVKLKKLNIDVQITGNIAITVMTMTFHNNSNRILEGELTFPMPEGVSISRYALDINGKMREAVPVEKAKATEVFESIERRRIDPGLLEKVEGNNFRTRIYPLPANGSRTIIVGYEEELSFNHKNVLKYHLPLDYNQAIEKFSLKTTVFESIIKPELGEQPDGSFDLKANGNTYVGEINKANYQPKNGLTINLPKRNDLTEVQMQKASTGYYFLANVFPKTESRQKQWANQIGLIWDTSLSGLQRNTEKEIELLDLIIKQKQNLTIQLGLVNNGFKNAGTFVISNGNFSALKEKLKNLVYDGGTNFSAINARSIPADEYILFTDGLSTFGKNTVSLNKPVHCINTALKADYSTLKFICMKTGGQFVNLNSISVGDAFKQLNQQNLQFLGIKNGADVRQTYPSMKVNVNGHFSLAGIMNAFNTEFTLQFGFGNTVVSEQIVRLNATEHTLSSIDVSRVWAQKKIAEMDIQYEDNKDDISVLSKQFGIVTRNTSLIVLENLDDYLRYDIVPPVELQQAYNAVLKQRRTAILERKQDLINAAVAMTKELKTWWNTDFYYKEQGKKKERYPDPGQRDVNGDPTANIVMAEPVGEGPRREAAAQQLRARNRAESASQVRMPAPVAKQDQVKIASEDKALNEVVVVGYASQRKTSVTGSVTTIRGNASSALAGRVAGVQVQNVDAIRMPPPVQQPAIVIPEFKSDKDYMKNLVGKPDSAYQAYLKMRSSYISTPMFYFDVANWFYQQKDSVRALTILSNIADLDLENADLYKTLAYKLKQTGNYKDELFITQKVLQWRPMDAQSYRDYALALSDNGQYQAALDHLYKVLTQSYNSQIAERDQGIEEIVISEINNLIAKHGNSLSVKGVDKRLIQPLPVDVRVVLNWNKNDTDIDLWLTDPTGEKGFYGNSRTKIGGRISNDFTSGYGPEQFMIKKAIKGKYKIEVNYYGDSQINISGPTTVTAEIYTRYATGKQQRKVIVLPMAAASSGGNLVGEFNF; from the coding sequence ATGAGACCATCTAAAACCTTACTCATCCTTCCCCTATTATTCACTATGTTTTTTGTTCAGGCACAAATGCCTGTTTTAAAGGTACAGCAGGCAGAAACCAGCGAGCAAAAAGATGCTGTTAAACTTAAGAAGTTAAATATTGATGTGCAGATTACCGGAAATATTGCGATAACGGTAATGACGATGACCTTCCACAATAACAGTAACCGAATTTTAGAGGGCGAATTAACATTCCCCATGCCCGAAGGGGTTAGCATTAGCCGTTACGCTTTAGATATAAACGGAAAGATGCGTGAGGCTGTTCCCGTAGAAAAAGCGAAAGCAACAGAGGTTTTCGAAAGTATTGAGCGCCGTAGGATAGATCCGGGCTTGCTGGAGAAAGTTGAAGGAAATAATTTCCGCACGAGGATTTATCCCTTACCAGCAAATGGCAGCAGAACAATAATTGTAGGTTATGAAGAAGAGTTAAGTTTTAATCATAAGAACGTTTTAAAGTATCATTTGCCATTAGATTACAACCAGGCCATTGAAAAATTTTCGTTAAAAACTACCGTTTTCGAAAGTATCATCAAACCAGAACTGGGTGAACAGCCAGACGGCAGTTTTGATTTAAAAGCCAATGGAAATACTTATGTTGGGGAGATCAATAAAGCCAATTATCAGCCTAAAAATGGTCTTACGATTAATCTTCCAAAAAGAAATGACCTGACCGAAGTGCAAATGCAAAAAGCATCAACAGGTTATTATTTTCTGGCTAATGTTTTTCCTAAAACCGAAAGTCGTCAAAAGCAGTGGGCGAACCAAATTGGTTTAATCTGGGATACATCGTTAAGTGGCCTGCAGCGCAATACCGAGAAGGAAATAGAACTGCTGGATTTGATTATCAAACAAAAACAAAACTTAACCATACAGTTAGGCTTGGTTAACAATGGCTTTAAGAATGCAGGCACTTTCGTAATCTCGAACGGTAACTTTTCTGCGTTGAAGGAGAAATTGAAAAATTTAGTTTATGACGGTGGAACGAATTTCAGCGCGATAAACGCAAGATCGATACCCGCCGACGAATATATTTTATTTACCGATGGACTTTCGACATTCGGAAAAAATACGGTCAGCTTAAATAAACCGGTTCATTGTATCAATACAGCACTTAAAGCTGATTATAGCACATTGAAATTTATCTGTATGAAAACGGGTGGACAATTTGTTAACCTGAACTCCATTTCGGTAGGCGACGCTTTTAAACAATTGAACCAGCAAAACCTTCAGTTTTTAGGGATTAAAAATGGAGCAGATGTTAGGCAGACTTATCCTTCAATGAAGGTAAATGTAAACGGACATTTCTCTTTAGCCGGTATCATGAATGCGTTTAATACGGAATTTACACTGCAGTTTGGTTTTGGAAATACTGTTGTTTCAGAACAGATTGTTCGGTTAAATGCTACTGAGCATACTTTAAGCAGCATTGATGTTAGCCGTGTTTGGGCACAGAAGAAAATTGCTGAAATGGACATTCAATATGAAGATAATAAGGATGATATTAGTGTTTTGAGTAAACAGTTTGGTATTGTTACCCGTAATACCAGCCTTATTGTTTTAGAAAACTTAGATGATTATTTACGTTATGATATTGTGCCCCCTGTTGAATTGCAACAGGCCTATAATGCGGTTTTGAAGCAACGCAGAACAGCTATTTTGGAACGTAAGCAAGATCTGATCAATGCTGCGGTAGCCATGACCAAAGAACTGAAAACCTGGTGGAATACAGACTTTTACTATAAAGAGCAAGGAAAGAAGAAAGAAAGATACCCTGATCCAGGCCAAAGAGATGTAAATGGAGATCCGACGGCTAATATTGTAATGGCTGAGCCTGTTGGGGAGGGACCTAGAAGAGAAGCCGCTGCACAACAGTTACGTGCAAGAAACAGAGCTGAGTCTGCAAGTCAGGTAAGAATGCCCGCGCCTGTTGCAAAACAAGATCAGGTAAAAATTGCGAGTGAAGATAAAGCCCTCAATGAAGTTGTAGTTGTGGGGTATGCTTCTCAACGAAAAACTTCTGTAACGGGATCAGTCACGACCATTAGAGGCAATGCTTCAAGCGCTCTCGCGGGTAGGGTTGCAGGTGTTCAAGTACAAAATGTAGATGCAATAAGGATGCCGCCACCAGTACAACAACCCGCAATTGTTATCCCCGAATTTAAAAGCGATAAGGATTATATGAAAAACCTGGTTGGAAAGCCGGACAGTGCTTATCAGGCTTATTTAAAAATGCGTTCGAGCTACATCAGCACGCCTATGTTTTATTTTGATGTGGCCAATTGGTTTTACCAGCAGAAAGATAGTGTTAGGGCGCTGACCATTTTAAGTAATATTGCAGATCTGGATTTGGAGAATGCCGATTTATATAAAACTTTAGCCTATAAATTAAAGCAGACCGGAAATTATAAAGATGAACTTTTTATTACCCAAAAAGTTTTGCAGTGGCGACCAATGGATGCGCAGAGTTACCGCGATTACGCTTTAGCACTGTCAGATAACGGGCAATACCAGGCTGCATTAGATCATTTATATAAGGTACTTACCCAAAGTTATAACAGTCAGATTGCTGAAAGAGATCAAGGAATTGAGGAGATTGTGATATCGGAAATCAATAACCTGATTGCAAAACATGGCAATAGCTTAAGTGTCAAAGGGGTTGATAAAAGGTTAATCCAGCCTTTGCCTGTAGATGTGCGCGTGGTACTCAACTGGAATAAAAATGATACTGATATCGACCTATGGTTAACTGACCCAACTGGCGAAAAAGGGTTTTATGGAAATTCGAGAACAAAAATAGGTGGTAGGATTAGCAACGATTTTACATCAGGTTATGGCCCTGAGCAATTTATGATCAAAAAAGCAATAAAGGGAAAATATAAAATCGAAGTTAACTATTATGGCGATAGTCAGATTAACATTAGCGGACCAACAACAGTAACAGCTGAAATTTATACCCGGTACGCAACAGGCAAACAACAGAGAAAAGTGATTGTATTGCCTATGGCTGCTGCAAGTAGCGGAGGCAACCTGGTAGGTGAATTTAATTTTTAA
- a CDS encoding 5'(3')-deoxyribonucleotidase (product_source=COG4502; cath_funfam=3.40.50.1000; cog=COG4502; pfam=PF06941; superfamily=56784): MERIAIDMDEVIADALGKFIKLYNRDFNVPLDLKIDAGNEIYHHVPQDVNQKWFEYINEPGFFRDLEVIADSQRVIKALQEKYDVYIVSAAMEFRNSLIDKYDWMTEHFPFIDWQHMMFCGNKIVNVDIIIDDRIKNFVNFAGRPLLFSSPHNLLVTEYERVNTWEEVAGLLL, from the coding sequence ATGGAAAGAATTGCAATTGATATGGACGAGGTAATTGCCGATGCCCTTGGAAAATTTATTAAACTATATAACCGGGATTTTAACGTTCCCTTAGATTTAAAAATTGATGCCGGAAACGAAATCTATCACCATGTTCCGCAAGATGTTAACCAGAAATGGTTCGAATATATAAATGAACCCGGCTTTTTCCGAGATCTTGAGGTTATTGCAGATAGCCAACGGGTAATTAAGGCTTTACAGGAGAAATATGATGTTTATATTGTTTCGGCGGCGATGGAGTTCCGAAATTCATTGATTGATAAGTACGATTGGATGACCGAACATTTTCCTTTCATCGATTGGCAGCACATGATGTTCTGCGGAAATAAAATTGTGAATGTTGATATTATAATCGACGACCGCATTAAAAACTTTGTGAATTTTGCCGGCCGTCCGTTATTATTTTCTTCGCCACACAATTTGCTTGTAACAGAATATGAACGCGTAAATACCTGGGAGGAAGTAGCTGGTTTATTACTATAA